AATCAACCAAATCCATTCATTGCCCGAACGTGACAAACTGACAAACGTAGTGATGATGGGCATGGGCGAACCGCTCGATAATCTCGACGAAGTATTGAAGGCATTGGAGATACTGACCGCTTCTTACGGTTATGCATGGAGCCCGAAGCGCATCACTCTTTCTACGGTCGGACTACAGAAAGGACTGCAACGTTTTATCGAAGAAAGCGACTGTCACCTGGCTATCAGCCTGCACTCTCCGGTGACTGCACAACGTTCCGAACTTATGCCGGCGGAAAAGGCGTTCTCCATCACTGAAATGGTGGAACTGTTAAAAAACTATGATTTTAGTAAACAGCGCCGACTTTCGTTTGAATATATTGTTTTTAAGGGGCTTAATGACTCGCAAGTCTATGCCAAAGAGTTGTTGAAACTTCTTCGCGGACTGGATTGCAGGGTGAATCTGATTCGTTTCCATGCCATACCGGGAGTCAATCTTGAAGGGGCGGATATGGATACGATGACCAGTTTCCGTGACTATCTGACGTCACACGGGCTTTTCACTACGATTCGTTCTTCAAGGGGAGAAGATATTTTTGCGGCTTGCGGTATGTTGTCGACAGCGAAACAAGAGGAAAATAATCAGAGTTAATATATAAAACCGAACATCATGAAAAAGTACTTTTTTTATTTGAGCATCACTTTGGTAGCCTTTGTTGTTGCTTCTTGTGGTCTGAAAGGAAACCACACTTCTAGCGGACGTGCATACGAACTTTTGGTAGTAGTAGATCACGGTGTTTGGGATCGTGCGGCCGGAAGGGCTTTGCATGATGCACTCGATTCTGACGTGCCCGGCTTGCCGCAATCGGAACCTTCTTTCCGTATCATGTACACTTCACCGAAAGATTATGATTCTACGCTGAAACTGATACGTAACATTATTATTGTAGACATACAGGATATATATACGAAAGCCTCTTTCAAGTATGCGAAAGACGTATATGCCAATCCGCAGATGATTTTGACTATCCAGGCTCCGAACGAAGAAGAGTTCGAGAAGTTCGTGGAAGAAAACAAAAAGACGATTGTCGATTTCTTTACCCGTGCGGAAATGAACCGTCAGATTACTTTGCTCGAAAATAAGCATAGCAATTTTATCTTAAACAAAGTGGATAGCTTGTTCGGATGCAACATTTGGCTGCCTTCCGAGTTGACTAACTCCAAAACCGGTGAAGATTTCTTCTGGGCTTCTACCAACACAGGTACTGCCGACCAGAATTTCGTAATGTACTCTTATCCTTATACCGACAAGGATACTTTCACCAAAGAATACTTCGTGCACAAACGTGACTCTGTGATGCAGGCCAACATCCCCGGATTCAAGGAAGGCGTTTTTATGTCAACTGACAGTCTGCTGACGGATGTACGCCCAATCAATGTACAAAACAGCTACACACTGGAAGCACGCGGACTATGGCGCATGAAGGGTGACTTCATGGGTGGCCCGTATGTATCACACACTCGCCTGGACGAGAAAAACCAACGGATTATTACAGCAGAAATATTTGTTTATTCACCTGATAAAATGAAACGCAACCTGGTTCGCCAGATGGAAGCATCTCTTTACACGCTGAAACTTCCGAATGAAGTTCAGCAGAATCAGATTCCATTGGGCGGTGTATCTAAGGAAGCGGAAAAAACTAATAAGTAAAGAAATGGAAGATAGCAAAATAAGAATCGGTATTACCCAGGGAGATATAAACGGGGTAGGCTATGAAGTGATTTTAAAGACATTTTCAGACCCTACCATGTTAGAACTTTGTACTCCGATAATTTACGGTTCGCCGAAAGTGGCTGCTTATCATCGGAAAGCATTGGATATTCAGACTAACTTCAGTATTGTTAATACGGCTTCCGAAGCGGGATACAACCGTTTGAGCGTAGTGAACT
The DNA window shown above is from Bacteroides faecium and carries:
- the rlmN gene encoding 23S rRNA (adenine(2503)-C(2))-methyltransferase RlmN, with amino-acid sequence MSKYPLLGMNLVELQSLVKRLGMPGFTAKQIVEWLYEKKVTLIDEMTNLSLKNRELLKQNYEVGAATPVDEMRSVDGTVKYLYRVGDNHFVESVYIPDDDRATLCVSSQVGCKMNCKFCMTGKQGFKAHLTANQIINQIHSLPERDKLTNVVMMGMGEPLDNLDEVLKALEILTASYGYAWSPKRITLSTVGLQKGLQRFIEESDCHLAISLHSPVTAQRSELMPAEKAFSITEMVELLKNYDFSKQRRLSFEYIVFKGLNDSQVYAKELLKLLRGLDCRVNLIRFHAIPGVNLEGADMDTMTSFRDYLTSHGLFTTIRSSRGEDIFAACGMLSTAKQEENNQS
- a CDS encoding DUF4837 family protein; the protein is MKKYFFYLSITLVAFVVASCGLKGNHTSSGRAYELLVVVDHGVWDRAAGRALHDALDSDVPGLPQSEPSFRIMYTSPKDYDSTLKLIRNIIIVDIQDIYTKASFKYAKDVYANPQMILTIQAPNEEEFEKFVEENKKTIVDFFTRAEMNRQITLLENKHSNFILNKVDSLFGCNIWLPSELTNSKTGEDFFWASTNTGTADQNFVMYSYPYTDKDTFTKEYFVHKRDSVMQANIPGFKEGVFMSTDSLLTDVRPINVQNSYTLEARGLWRMKGDFMGGPYVSHTRLDEKNQRIITAEIFVYSPDKMKRNLVRQMEASLYTLKLPNEVQQNQIPLGGVSKEAEKTNK